TAGAGCGCGCCGGTCGCCAGCACCAGCGCATCCGTGCCGCGCGGGGCGAGGCGCGAGGCCACAATGTTGGAAATGGCGAAGCCCACCGGCGTGATGGCGGCGAGCAGCGCCCAGCCGAGCAGACCCGCATCCGGCAGCGCGGCACCCGGCGCCATGGCCAGGGCCACGCCCAAGAAACCGAGCAGCGTGCCGGTGATGCGCGCCGGTGTCAGGCGGTCCATCCCAAGCGCCGCCGCCCCCAGCACGGTGAGGATCGGCGAGAGCGGCACAAGCAGCGCGAAGAAGCCAGCCGGGATGTGCTGCAGCGCCGTGTAGCCCGCGAAATTCGCCAGCGCGAAGCCCGAGAAGCCCGAGGCCGCATATTGGACCAGATGCGGCCGGTCCAGCGGGATCGCCAGACGCCGCTTGGCGCAGAGCACCGAGAGGATGAGCGCCGAGCCGAAGGCGCCCCAGAAGGCGAAGCCAAGCGGCGCGAAGCCCCCCGCCATGGCCGCCTTCACGATGGAGGGCGTCAGCCCCCAGACCACGCCGAGGATGAGCAGCGCG
This region of Sediminicoccus rosea genomic DNA includes:
- a CDS encoding DMT family transporter, which produces MPLARHIPALLILGVVWGLTPSIVKAAMAGGFAPLGFAFWGAFGSALILSVLCAKRRLAIPLDRPHLVQYAASGFSGFALANFAGYTALQHIPAGFFALLVPLSPILTVLGAAALGMDRLTPARITGTLLGFLGVALAMAPGAALPDAGLLGWALLAAITPVGFAISNIVASRLAPRGTDALVLATGALYAAAFFIAIFGVLMGQVHWPGAIGWRVEWLIPFQAALTAFAYLLYFRLIAATGSVITSQTGYIVTIAGVLWGAALFGERMGWLALPAALLVFAGLWLVTSRR